CCGCACGTTCCAGAACCTCGCCCTCTTCCGCGGCATGAGCGTGCTCGACAACATCCTCCTCGGCCGTCACATTCACATGCGCCCCGGGGCGCTGAGCACCGCGTGCTACTGGTGGTGGGCCCGCCGCGCCGAGGTCCTCCACCGGCGCGTGGTGGAGGAGATCATCGACTTCATGCAGCTGGCGCCGGTGCGCCACGAGCCGGTAGAGATCCTGCCGCTGGGGCTGCAGAAGTGCGTGGAGCTGGCGCGGGCGCTGGTAGCGGAGCCCAAGCTCCTGATCCTCGATGAGCCCATGACCGGGATGAACCAGGAAGAGAAGGAATACATGGCCCGGTTCATCCTCGACGTCCACGCGGAGCGGCGCCTCCCGGTGCTGCTGATCGAGCATCACCTCGACGTCGTGCTCGGGATCTCGAACCGGATCGCCGTCCTCAGTCACGGCGAGAAGATCGCCGAGGGCGTCCCGCGAGAAGTCGTCACCGATCCCAGGGTCGTCTCGGCGTACCTCGGGGGAGTTGCCCGCGATGCGGCGTGAGTTGGGCTTCGCTCAGCCCGGCGAAGTCGCCGCGCCGCCGGCGTCGGCGACGTTGATCGAGCTGCTGTCCCGCAACGCCCTTCAGATGCCGCGCGTGGTGGCCCTGCGCGAGAAGGACCTCGGCATCTGGCAGGAGTACACGTGGCGGCAGTACTTCGACGAGGTGCTGGCGCTCGCCGCGGGGCTGGACGCGCTGGGGTTCGCGGACGGCGACGCCCTCATCATCCTCGGGGACAACCGGCCGCGGCTGTACTTCGGGATGCTGGCGGCATCGGCCTTGCGCGGCGTCCCGGTGCCGGTCTTCCCGGACGCGATCGCCGACGAGGTGCGCCACATCGTCGGCAGCTGCCAGGCGCGCTTCGCCCTCGCGGAGGACCAGGAGCAGGTCGACAAGCTGCTCGACCTCCGCAAGCACATCGGGCACCTTGACGTCCTCGTCTACGACGACGCGCGCGGCCTCGGCACCTACACCGAATCGGGACTCCTCGCGTACGCCGCCGTGAGGACGAGCGGCGTGGAGCGGCTGGAGACGCAGCCCCAGCTCCGGGACGCCCTCCTCCGCCGGGCCGGCCCCGGCGACCCCGCCGTGCTGCTCCACTCCTCGGGGACGACAGGGACGCCGAAGGGCGTCATGCTGGAGCATGGCCAGCTGCTCGCCGCCGTGCGGAACGGCGCTGCGGGCGGGTACTTCGAGGCGGGCGAGGAGATCGTCGCCTACTTGCCGATGGCGTGGGTCGGCGACTTCGTCTTCTCGGTGGCCGCCGCCGTCGCGCTCGGGTTCACGGTGAACATCCCCGAGCGGCCGGAGACCGTACTGCAGAACCTCCAGGAGATCGCGCCCACCCTGTACTTCGCGCCTCCCCGCAGCTGGGACCAGATGCTGACCCACGTGCACGTCCGCATGGAGGAGGCGCCGCGGCTCAAGCGCTGGCTGTACCATCGCCTCATGCCGGTGGCCGTCGACATCGAGCGGGCGCGCCTGGAGGGCA
This Candidatus Rokuibacteriota bacterium DNA region includes the following protein-coding sequences:
- a CDS encoding AMP-binding protein; translated protein: MRRELGFAQPGEVAAPPASATLIELLSRNALQMPRVVALREKDLGIWQEYTWRQYFDEVLALAAGLDALGFADGDALIILGDNRPRLYFGMLAASALRGVPVPVFPDAIADEVRHIVGSCQARFALAEDQEQVDKLLDLRKHIGHLDVLVYDDARGLGTYTESGLLAYAAVRTSGVERLETQPQLRDALLRRAGPGDPAVLLHSSGTTGTPKGVMLEHGQLLAAVRNGAAGGYFEAGEEIVAYLPMAWVGDFVFSVAAAVALGFTVNIPERPETVLQNLQEIAPTLYFAPPRSWDQMLTHVHVRMEEAPRLKRWLYHRLMPVAVDIERARLEGKPTSLGRRLVRSLGEPVIYGPLKDHLGLSRVRRAYTGGEAIGEDAFLFFRGLGVNLKQIYGQTENSALTSVQADDEVRLHTVGRPLPGVEARIGEAGEVLLRSESLFKGYLNNPEATASALRDGWFHTGDAGYLEPDGQLVILGRVEEVVQTRGGQRFVAQYVENRLKFSPFIREAAVLGAGRDHLAALVCIDFDAVGHWAEVRGISYTSYADLSQEPEVYRLIGERIRHVNRLLPPELAIRRFVNLHKEFDPDDGELTRTRKLRRGVIEERYRPIIEALYSGRRVIDVEARITYETGETGTIRRQLTLDDVA
- a CDS encoding ABC transporter ATP-binding protein, whose amino-acid sequence is MLRCEGVSRLFGGIAALTRVDFTVHRDEIVALVGPNGSGKTTLVNAITGFYPPQQGRIMFDGADITGLRPHRVAQCGIARTFQNLALFRGMSVLDNILLGRHIHMRPGALSTACYWWWARRAEVLHRRVVEEIIDFMQLAPVRHEPVEILPLGLQKCVELARALVAEPKLLILDEPMTGMNQEEKEYMARFILDVHAERRLPVLLIEHHLDVVLGISNRIAVLSHGEKIAEGVPREVVTDPRVVSAYLGGVARDAA